The Nocardioides pantholopis genome window below encodes:
- the kdd gene encoding L-erythro-3,5-diaminohexanoate dehydrogenase — protein MTPTDRTGDPAGLHRVLDRPLVLPQAARRLDTRETLWPDEVRVRVERLNLDAASYRQLAARHTRNGVVDGAAVRAEVLAIIAERGKMQNPVTGSGGMLVGTVEEVGPASPHGLAVGDRVATLVSLTLTPLVVEDGLSAWDGQDEQVPCTGYAVLFGRSIAARLPDDLPTDLALAVMDVCGAPALTARVARAHPGGCVVVVGGAGKSGSLSLAAARDAGAGRTIGVVPTEVEAAALRDAGLADVVVVADARDPVALRDAVLAAGGPAQVTIVCVDVPGCEGGAVLATADGGTVVFFSMATSFSAAALGAEGLAADVTMLVGNGYLPGHAAYAVQLLRDHPGVRRLFDQRLGREVASGVGGVGG, from the coding sequence GTGACCCCAACCGACCGGACCGGGGACCCCGCCGGGCTGCACCGCGTCCTGGACCGGCCGCTGGTGCTGCCGCAGGCCGCCCGCCGCCTCGACACCCGCGAGACGCTGTGGCCCGACGAGGTCCGGGTGCGGGTGGAGCGGCTCAACCTCGACGCGGCGTCGTACCGCCAGCTCGCCGCCCGGCACACCCGCAACGGCGTGGTCGACGGCGCCGCGGTCCGCGCCGAGGTGCTGGCGATCATCGCGGAGCGCGGCAAGATGCAGAACCCCGTCACCGGCTCGGGCGGGATGCTGGTCGGCACCGTCGAGGAGGTCGGTCCCGCCTCGCCCCACGGGCTCGCGGTCGGCGACCGGGTCGCCACCCTGGTCTCGCTCACCCTCACCCCGCTGGTCGTCGAGGACGGCCTGTCCGCGTGGGACGGCCAGGATGAGCAGGTCCCGTGCACCGGGTACGCCGTGCTGTTCGGTCGCTCGATCGCCGCCCGGCTGCCCGACGACCTGCCCACCGACCTCGCGCTCGCGGTGATGGACGTCTGCGGCGCACCGGCGCTGACCGCCCGGGTGGCGCGCGCCCATCCGGGCGGTTGCGTCGTCGTCGTCGGCGGAGCCGGCAAGTCGGGCTCGCTCAGCCTGGCCGCCGCCCGCGACGCCGGGGCCGGCCGCACCATCGGCGTGGTCCCGACCGAGGTCGAGGCAGCCGCGCTGCGCGACGCCGGGCTCGCGGACGTCGTGGTCGTCGCCGACGCCCGCGACCCGGTGGCGCTGCGCGACGCCGTCCTGGCCGCCGGGGGACCGGCGCAGGTCACGATCGTCTGCGTCGACGTCCCGGGGTGCGAGGGCGGCGCCGTGCTGGCCACCGCCGACGGCGGCACGGTCGTGTTCTTCTCGATGGCCACGTCGTTCTCGGCCGCCGCGCTCGGCGCCGAGGGGCTGGCCGCCGACGTCACGATGCTGGTCGGCAACGGCTACCTCCCCGGGCACGCGGCGTACGCCGTCCAGCTGCTGCGCGACCACCCCGGGGTGCGTCGCCTCTTCGACCAGCGGCTCGGCCGCGAGGTCGCGAGCGGTGTGGGCGGGGTGGGCGGGTGA
- a CDS encoding 5'-3' exonuclease translates to MLLDTASMYFRAFFGVPEILAPDGKTPVNAVRGLMDFISRLVDEYRPSDLVCCWDNDWRPQWRVDLLPTYKTHRVVEEVASAPDIEQVPDPLQVQVPLILEVLAAFGIPVVGADGYEADDVIGTLATGAGQPVDVVTGDRDLFQVVDDAADVRVLYIARGISRHERVTNDWVRDKYGVDARQYADYATLRGDASDGLPGVKGVGDKTAATLLGRFGDMAGIIAAAQDPASDMGPGPRGKIKAAADYLAVAPQVVAVARDLDLPRTGYALPRTPADPDRVLALAQQWNLSGPAERLVNALAG, encoded by the coding sequence ATGCTCCTGGACACCGCCTCGATGTACTTCCGGGCCTTCTTCGGGGTGCCGGAGATCCTCGCCCCCGACGGCAAGACGCCGGTCAACGCGGTGCGCGGGCTGATGGACTTCATCAGCCGCCTGGTCGACGAGTACCGGCCCAGCGACCTGGTGTGCTGCTGGGACAACGACTGGCGCCCGCAGTGGCGCGTCGACCTGCTCCCGACGTACAAGACCCACCGGGTCGTCGAGGAGGTCGCCTCCGCCCCGGACATCGAGCAGGTGCCCGACCCGCTCCAGGTCCAGGTGCCGCTGATCCTCGAGGTGCTGGCGGCCTTCGGCATCCCGGTGGTCGGCGCCGACGGCTACGAGGCCGACGACGTCATCGGCACCCTGGCCACCGGCGCCGGGCAGCCGGTCGACGTGGTCACCGGGGACCGGGACCTCTTCCAGGTCGTCGACGACGCGGCCGACGTCCGGGTCCTCTACATCGCTCGCGGGATCAGCCGCCACGAGCGGGTGACCAACGACTGGGTCCGGGACAAGTACGGCGTCGACGCGCGCCAGTACGCCGACTACGCCACGCTGCGCGGCGACGCCTCCGACGGCCTTCCCGGTGTGAAGGGCGTCGGCGACAAGACCGCCGCGACCCTGCTCGGCCGGTTCGGCGACATGGCCGGCATCATCGCCGCCGCCCAGGACCCGGCCTCCGACATGGGTCCCGGCCCGCGCGGCAAGATCAAGGCAGCGGCCGACTACCTGGCCGTCGCCCCCCAGGTGGTCGCGGTGGCCCGCGACCTCGACCTGCCCCGGACCGGCTACGCGCTGCCCCGGACCCCCGCCGACCCCGACCGGGTGCTCGCCCTCGCCCAGCAGTGGAACCTGAGCGGACCGGCCGAGCGGCTGGTCAACGCGCTCGCCGGCTGA
- the kamE gene encoding lysine 5,6-aminomutase subunit beta: MSEPTLVRPYGDTTGDGMVQLSFTLPLAHTKVAEGAAAQLAAKMGLDPALVVHARPMGPGFTFFVVYGRVQHLVDTSTVEVVERDYPLLTPAEANAAVRRALRRRLCVVGACIGTDAHTVGIDAILNIKGFAGEKGLEYYRELKVLNLGAQVSVPTLVERARAEGADAVLVSQVVTQRDAHLHNTRELAAAFREAYAEEERPLLVVGGPRFDELMAADLGVDRVFGRGTTPGEVASFLVHRLAGGVAA; this comes from the coding sequence ATGAGCGAGCCCACCCTGGTCCGCCCGTACGGCGACACCACCGGCGACGGGATGGTGCAGCTGAGCTTCACGCTGCCGCTCGCGCACACGAAGGTCGCCGAGGGCGCCGCGGCGCAGCTGGCCGCCAAGATGGGCCTGGACCCCGCCCTGGTCGTGCACGCGCGGCCGATGGGCCCGGGGTTCACGTTCTTCGTGGTCTACGGCCGGGTGCAGCACCTGGTCGACACCAGCACCGTCGAGGTCGTCGAGCGCGACTACCCGCTGCTGACCCCCGCCGAGGCCAACGCCGCCGTCAGGCGGGCGCTGCGGCGCCGCCTGTGCGTCGTGGGGGCCTGCATCGGCACCGACGCCCACACGGTCGGCATCGACGCGATCCTCAACATCAAGGGCTTCGCGGGGGAGAAGGGCCTGGAGTACTACCGGGAGCTGAAGGTGCTCAACCTCGGCGCCCAGGTCTCGGTGCCCACCCTCGTGGAGCGGGCCCGCGCCGAGGGCGCCGACGCCGTCCTGGTCTCCCAGGTGGTCACCCAGCGCGACGCCCACCTGCACAACACCCGCGAGCTCGCCGCGGCGTTCCGGGAGGCGTACGCCGAGGAGGAGCGGCCGCTGCTGGTCGTGGGCGGCCCCCGGTTCGACGAGCTGATGGCCGCAGACCTGGGGGTGGACCGAGTCTTCGGCCGGGGCACGACGCCCGGCGAGGTCGCCTCGTTCCTCGTCCACCGGCTCGCCGGCGGGGTGGCGGCGTGA
- a CDS encoding Lrp/AsnC family transcriptional regulator, whose translation MEATDRKIVQLLAADGRMSFTELGRATGLSTSAVHQRVKRLEQRGLLLGYGATVNHDQIGLPLTAFISIRPIDPSQPDDCPERLRDVPEIESCWSVAGEESYLLKVRTATPHDLENLLARIRAAANVSTRTTIVLSTYYESRPVTGG comes from the coding sequence GTGGAAGCCACCGACCGCAAGATCGTCCAGCTGCTGGCGGCCGACGGACGGATGTCCTTCACCGAGCTCGGCCGGGCCACCGGCCTGTCCACCTCGGCGGTGCACCAGCGGGTCAAGCGGCTCGAGCAGCGCGGGCTGCTGCTGGGGTACGGCGCCACCGTCAACCACGACCAGATCGGGCTGCCGCTGACCGCGTTCATCTCGATCCGTCCGATCGATCCCTCCCAGCCCGACGACTGCCCCGAGCGGCTGCGCGACGTGCCCGAGATCGAGTCCTGCTGGTCGGTCGCGGGCGAGGAGTCCTACCTCCTCAAGGTGCGCACCGCTACCCCGCACGACCTCGAGAACCTGCTGGCCCGGATCCGGGCCGCCGCGAACGTCTCGACCCGGACCACCATCGTGCTCTCGACGTACTACGAGAGCCGGCCCGTCACCGGCGGCTGA
- the kamD gene encoding lysine 5,6-aminomutase subunit alpha, with product MSKLQLDEHTVASARALAARAGEPIVRLAREHTTVSVERATLRLAGLRGADPDGTPWVNRLADVVRADTGLEHGLALPVWDALVRGEAEDLLTLAQKASAGSVAFRVPEGSAAAAARSASRTQVGRGLTLVDQRRADRERQVARHGDPPRRPWIYLIVATGDVYEDIPQAQQAAREGADVIAVIRSTGQSLLDYVPEGATREGFAGTYATQENFRLMRAALDESSRELGRYVRLTNYASGLCMPEIAVLAGLERLDMMLNDSMYGILFRDINPVRTFVDQRFSRQVHARAGIIINTGEDNYLTTADAVEAAHTVTTSQLLNEYFAREAGLETWQLGLGHAFEIDPAVPESFRLELAHALLARELFPGAPLKWMPPTRHMTGDVFRGQLLDGFFNLAGALTGQGILLVGMMTEAVVTPWLSDRDLALQNVRYVLDAAGGLHEDFHPAPDGFIGSRARQVLGESIDLLERILAHEHGLLDAIADGTFGLMRRPADGGRGLDGVARKAEAYYNPAAELLQEER from the coding sequence GTGAGCAAGCTCCAGCTCGACGAGCACACCGTCGCCAGCGCCCGGGCGCTGGCCGCGCGGGCCGGCGAGCCGATCGTCCGGCTCGCCCGCGAGCACACCACGGTCTCGGTCGAGCGCGCCACGCTCCGGCTGGCCGGGCTCCGGGGCGCCGATCCCGACGGGACGCCCTGGGTCAACCGGCTCGCCGACGTGGTGCGCGCCGACACCGGGCTCGAGCACGGCCTGGCCCTGCCGGTCTGGGACGCGCTGGTGCGGGGGGAGGCCGAGGACCTGCTCACGCTGGCCCAGAAGGCCTCCGCCGGATCGGTGGCGTTCCGGGTGCCCGAGGGCAGCGCCGCCGCCGCGGCCCGGTCCGCGAGCCGCACCCAGGTCGGACGGGGACTGACCCTCGTGGACCAGCGCCGGGCCGACCGGGAGCGGCAGGTGGCCCGCCACGGCGACCCGCCGCGGCGGCCCTGGATCTACCTGATCGTCGCCACCGGCGACGTCTACGAGGACATCCCGCAGGCCCAGCAGGCCGCCCGCGAGGGCGCGGACGTGATCGCGGTGATCCGCTCCACCGGCCAGAGCCTGCTCGACTACGTGCCCGAGGGCGCCACCCGGGAGGGCTTCGCCGGCACCTACGCGACCCAGGAGAACTTCCGGCTGATGCGGGCGGCGCTCGACGAGTCCAGCCGGGAGCTGGGCCGCTACGTCCGGCTCACCAACTACGCCAGCGGCCTGTGCATGCCGGAGATCGCCGTGCTCGCCGGCCTGGAACGGCTCGACATGATGCTCAACGACTCGATGTACGGGATCCTCTTCCGCGACATCAACCCGGTGCGGACCTTCGTCGACCAACGCTTCAGCCGGCAGGTGCACGCCCGGGCCGGCATCATCATCAACACCGGCGAGGACAACTACCTGACCACCGCCGACGCCGTGGAGGCCGCCCACACCGTCACCACCAGCCAGCTGCTCAATGAGTACTTCGCCCGCGAGGCCGGCCTCGAGACCTGGCAGCTCGGCCTGGGGCACGCCTTCGAGATCGACCCGGCGGTGCCGGAGTCGTTCCGGCTGGAGCTCGCCCACGCGCTGCTGGCGCGCGAGCTCTTCCCGGGCGCCCCGCTGAAGTGGATGCCGCCGACCCGGCACATGACCGGCGACGTGTTCCGGGGCCAGCTGCTCGACGGGTTCTTCAACCTGGCCGGCGCGCTGACCGGGCAGGGGATCCTCCTGGTCGGGATGATGACCGAGGCCGTCGTCACCCCGTGGCTCTCCGACCGCGACCTCGCCCTCCAGAACGTCCGCTACGTCCTCGACGCCGCCGGCGGGCTGCACGAGGACTTCCACCCGGCCCCGGACGGCTTCATCGGCAGCCGCGCCCGCCAGGTCCTCGGGGAGTCCATCGACCTGCTGGAGCGCATCCTCGCCCACGAGCACGGGCTGCTGGACGCGATCGCCGACGGCACCTTCGGCCTGATGCGGCGCCCCGCCGACGGCGGCCGCGGCCTGGACGGCGTGGCCCGCAAGGCGGAGGCGTACTACAACCCGGCTGCCGAGCTGCTGCAGGAGGAACGATGA
- a CDS encoding KamA family radical SAM protein, giving the protein MTVPTSHAPPVRDADQPYAYRRTELVEPDWTRVPGWRGVTATEWESAQWQRAHCVKNAAQLRTVLGDLVDESFFDDLERDQAQRATMSMLLPPQMLNTMVADVPPGGPGSWTEAFYADPVRRYMVPVLSDRRTDWPSHPHASRDSLHEQDMWVAEGLTHRYPTKVLAELLPTCPQYCGHCTRMDLVGNSTPSVDKLRFVGKPVDRHAEMLDYLRRTPSVRDVVVSGGDVANMPWARLEEFLTRLLEIENIRDVRLATKALIGLPQHWLQPEVVEGMTRVAALANARGVALAMHTHANHASSVTPLVARAAGAMLDAGLRDVRNQGVLLAGVNATSHDLLDLSFRLLDGARVMPYYFYLCDMIPNAEHWRVPVAEAQRLQHQLMGYLPGFATPRIVCDVPFVGKRWVHQLADYDTERGISYWTKNYRTSLEADDPEALTRRYEYYDPIHTLPDAGRAWWGRYGGR; this is encoded by the coding sequence ATGACCGTGCCCACCAGTCACGCGCCCCCCGTCCGGGACGCCGACCAGCCCTACGCCTACCGGCGCACCGAGCTGGTGGAGCCGGACTGGACCCGCGTCCCGGGCTGGCGCGGGGTCACCGCCACGGAGTGGGAGTCGGCGCAGTGGCAGCGGGCGCACTGCGTGAAGAACGCCGCTCAGCTGCGGACGGTCCTCGGAGACCTGGTGGACGAGTCGTTCTTCGACGACCTGGAGCGCGACCAGGCCCAGCGGGCCACGATGTCGATGCTGCTTCCCCCGCAGATGCTCAACACGATGGTGGCCGACGTCCCGCCCGGAGGACCGGGGTCGTGGACGGAGGCCTTCTACGCCGACCCGGTGCGGCGCTACATGGTGCCGGTGCTCAGCGACCGTCGTACCGACTGGCCCTCGCACCCACACGCCTCCCGCGACTCCCTGCACGAGCAGGACATGTGGGTCGCCGAGGGGCTCACCCACCGCTACCCCACCAAGGTGCTCGCCGAGCTGCTGCCCACCTGTCCGCAGTACTGCGGGCACTGCACCCGGATGGACCTGGTCGGCAACTCCACGCCCAGCGTCGACAAGCTCCGGTTCGTCGGCAAGCCCGTGGACCGGCACGCGGAGATGCTGGACTACCTGCGGCGTACGCCGTCGGTGCGCGACGTCGTGGTCTCCGGCGGCGACGTGGCCAACATGCCGTGGGCCCGGCTGGAGGAGTTCCTGACCCGGCTGCTGGAGATCGAGAACATCCGCGACGTGCGGCTGGCCACCAAGGCCCTGATCGGGCTGCCCCAGCACTGGCTCCAGCCCGAGGTCGTCGAGGGCATGACCCGCGTCGCCGCCCTCGCCAACGCGCGCGGCGTCGCGCTGGCCATGCACACCCACGCCAACCACGCCAGCTCGGTGACGCCGCTGGTCGCGCGGGCGGCCGGCGCGATGCTCGACGCCGGGCTGCGCGACGTCCGCAACCAGGGGGTGCTGCTGGCCGGGGTCAACGCGACCAGCCACGACCTGCTGGACCTGAGCTTCCGGCTGCTCGACGGCGCCCGGGTGATGCCCTACTACTTCTACCTGTGCGACATGATCCCCAACGCCGAGCACTGGCGGGTCCCGGTCGCCGAGGCGCAGCGGCTCCAGCACCAGCTGATGGGCTACCTGCCGGGCTTCGCCACCCCGCGGATCGTGTGCGACGTGCCGTTCGTCGGCAAGCGCTGGGTCCACCAGCTCGCCGACTACGACACCGAGCGCGGCATCTCGTACTGGACCAAGAACTACCGGACCTCGCTGGAGGCCGACGACCCCGAGGCGCTCACCCGGCGCTACGAGTACTACGACCCGATCCACACCCTCCCCGACGCCGGTCGGGCGTGGTGGGGGCGGTACGGGGGTCGTTGA